A window from Gottschalkiaceae bacterium SANA encodes these proteins:
- the lnrM gene encoding linearmycin resistance permease LnrM — protein sequence MIRIWEIIKKDFKIIVSDRKALFIILAMPLLLTGILSMALGGSFQESGKRKAIPIALVVEGDVQLDQDRFITLLDSGPLKTSMTQDSRAELEEAIRDFSPIAMFQEDFFGSEEIDQLVELTVMDREMAEAALDATEVHAVIVLPKYYTYDMYMNFFTPFRNQIEVEVLGHTDYQYTLRIIKEVVNGFFQVINTGVIEKNVLLSVGSLAGESQVVYENMEEIIKGFVGSMEGVQIQELQGTERVHVDSFTYYAAAMLAMFVLFTAGFGSRSLLTEKRDHTANRMQSAGVSLLDMMVGKWIMMVGLTICQMLVLFVFSRFVFGVRWTSPTGLMITSLVVGMAVASLGTLISLISYRSNNYKVANLFESVIVQIMAILGGSYIPLEVLPKGLSLVAPFTINGLTLQAIITLQRGFGFLSVLWIWAALLGISMGLLVLVFALSRWKGGIQDEKHSMA from the coding sequence ATGATTCGAATATGGGAAATCATTAAAAAGGATTTCAAAATTATTGTCTCGGATCGAAAGGCCTTGTTTATCATCTTGGCAATGCCCCTCTTGTTGACAGGAATTTTGAGCATGGCTTTAGGTGGTTCTTTTCAAGAGTCGGGAAAACGAAAGGCGATTCCGATTGCCCTTGTGGTAGAAGGCGATGTTCAACTGGATCAGGATCGATTTATTACCCTGCTGGATTCTGGTCCGCTGAAGACATCCATGACACAGGACTCCCGAGCAGAGCTAGAAGAAGCGATACGTGATTTTAGTCCGATTGCAATGTTTCAAGAAGATTTTTTTGGGAGTGAAGAAATTGACCAGCTTGTAGAGCTCACGGTGATGGATCGAGAGATGGCGGAAGCGGCCTTAGATGCGACAGAGGTTCATGCGGTGATCGTATTGCCCAAGTATTACACCTACGATATGTATATGAATTTTTTCACCCCTTTTCGGAATCAAATCGAAGTGGAGGTTTTGGGGCATACGGATTACCAGTATACCCTCCGGATTATAAAAGAAGTCGTGAATGGTTTTTTCCAGGTCATCAATACAGGGGTCATTGAGAAAAATGTTTTGCTTTCCGTCGGCAGTCTCGCTGGAGAATCTCAAGTGGTGTATGAAAATATGGAAGAGATCATCAAAGGATTTGTAGGGAGTATGGAGGGGGTTCAGATACAGGAACTTCAAGGAACGGAACGAGTTCATGTGGATAGCTTCACCTACTACGCGGCTGCGATGTTGGCCATGTTTGTCTTGTTTACAGCGGGTTTTGGAAGCCGTTCTCTTCTGACAGAAAAACGGGACCATACAGCCAATAGGATGCAAAGTGCTGGAGTTTCCCTTCTGGATATGATGGTTGGCAAGTGGATCATGATGGTGGGATTGACGATTTGTCAGATGCTTGTTCTTTTTGTTTTTTCGCGGTTTGTTTTTGGGGTGCGATGGACTTCGCCGACTGGATTGATGATTACCAGTCTGGTTGTCGGCATGGCGGTTGCCTCATTGGGGACCTTGATCAGTTTAATCTCCTATCGCAGCAATAATTACAAGGTTGCCAATCTTTTTGAGAGTGTGATTGTTCAGATCATGGCAATATTGGGTGGAAGCTATATTCCCTTGGAGGTATTGCCAAAAGGACTTTCCTTAGTGGCTCCCTTCACAATCAATGGATTAACCTTGCAGGCGATTATTACCCTGCAAAGGGGATTCGGTTTCTTATCTGTACTATGGATTTGGGCGGCCTTATTGGGAATTTCCATGGGTTTGCTTGTGCTTGTTTTTGCTTTGTCGCGATGGAAGGGAGGGATTCAAGATGAGAAGCATTCTATGGCTTAA
- a CDS encoding folylpolyglutamate synthase/dihydrofolate synthase family protein yields the protein MKDRKTKIDEYFKKIDKLGWDLNLRSIFELLKYVGNPQNQIAVVHAAGTNGKGSTLAFLSSIMEETGLQVGRFTSPALVDRNEMITINGVKISDAEMERGISMVEEACQKMVDSGFRHPTSFEVMAVLAFLYFKGQVDLALIETGMGGRLDATNVVAEAKLCIITPIGMDHEAFLGDCLEKIAMEKAGVFRPKVPVVSAPQEKQVEATLREKAQLIEAPFILIDRSNLSVLEEGTSLRFIYRSVEYKTEILGRHQAVNAAVAIESAKRLDKMGWSVTDEDLLQGISKAHWPGRFEILRRDPLVVIDGAHNAQGMQALNHARKQILKGEYRVVVGILGEKDMGPDFLEILGEASEVWTATPNNPRALSASNLSTRLLKQGIKSEAVEDFEVLIDLLASESTLSGSFPCLIFGSLYLIGPLGNALKRRLKNDSCFNCG from the coding sequence ATGAAGGATAGGAAAACAAAAATTGATGAATATTTTAAAAAAATCGACAAATTGGGATGGGATCTTAACCTTCGATCCATATTTGAATTATTAAAATACGTGGGGAACCCACAAAATCAAATCGCGGTTGTTCATGCCGCAGGTACCAATGGAAAGGGGAGTACTCTGGCTTTTCTTTCGTCCATTATGGAAGAGACAGGATTGCAAGTCGGACGATTCACTTCGCCAGCCTTGGTAGATCGAAATGAGATGATTACAATCAATGGTGTGAAAATTTCAGATGCTGAGATGGAACGAGGAATTTCGATGGTTGAAGAGGCCTGCCAGAAAATGGTCGATTCTGGATTTCGGCATCCAACGTCCTTCGAGGTGATGGCAGTCCTTGCATTTCTTTATTTTAAAGGTCAGGTGGACCTCGCTCTCATTGAAACGGGAATGGGTGGCAGACTGGACGCAACCAATGTGGTAGCGGAAGCAAAATTGTGTATAATTACACCGATTGGAATGGATCATGAGGCGTTTTTAGGGGATTGTTTGGAGAAAATTGCTATGGAAAAAGCAGGTGTTTTTCGCCCAAAAGTACCCGTTGTTTCAGCTCCGCAAGAAAAGCAAGTAGAAGCGACTCTGCGGGAAAAAGCACAGTTGATTGAAGCGCCGTTTATTCTGATTGACAGGTCAAATCTCTCAGTCTTAGAAGAAGGAACTTCCCTCCGATTTATTTATCGTAGTGTTGAGTACAAAACTGAAATATTAGGACGCCATCAGGCGGTCAATGCTGCTGTGGCAATTGAATCAGCAAAGCGATTGGACAAAATGGGCTGGTCCGTGACAGATGAAGATTTGCTTCAAGGCATTTCAAAGGCTCATTGGCCTGGGCGGTTTGAAATTTTACGAAGAGATCCCTTGGTGGTGATTGATGGTGCTCACAATGCGCAGGGCATGCAGGCCTTAAATCATGCGAGAAAGCAGATTTTAAAGGGTGAATATCGTGTGGTAGTTGGTATTTTGGGTGAAAAGGACATGGGACCTGATTTTTTAGAAATACTAGGAGAGGCTAGCGAAGTATGGACGGCGACGCCAAATAATCCGAGAGCATTGTCCGCTAGTAACCTGTCAACCAGACTATTGAAACAGGGAATTAAGAGTGAAGCAGTAGAGGATTTTGAAGTTTTAATTGATTTACTAGCAAGTGAATCCACTTTGAGTGGTTCTTTTCCCTGCTTGATATTTGGGTCTCTTTATTTGATTGGACCCTTGGGCAATGCTTTGAAGAGGAGGTTGAAGAATGATTCGTGTTTTAATTGTGGATGA
- a CDS encoding ABC transporter ATP-binding protein, giving the protein MSKSTKARPANQGAGPRPSRGPGRGPGHHLKPIVRPKDSKTTLKRLWKYLAGSKWLLGFVIFLVLLSVGSSLAGPYLMGRAIDALFDASPLAQLAKFAGLMILVYVISALFTWAQTYLMANIAQDTVLRLRQDLFEHVQSLSLRYFDTHPHGDLMSRMTNDIDNVSNTLTQSITQLISSVITILGVTIVMFRLNWILALVTIATVPLIFLIVNRVIKRTRKAFKQQQASLGNVNTIIEEYISGQKVVKAYGQENAIIEKFDVENDALRSASIRAQFFGGMMGPLMGMTNNLTYAFVVGVGGLLVIQGQASLGLIASFMNYSRQFGRPLNQVAQLYNTVQAAIAGAERVFEVLDEKPEIEEHASAIGVKTLSGAVAFKDVDFHYVADKPVLQSVSFAVEPGQVIALVGPTGAGKTTIINLLTRFYDIQSGEILIDENPIHTLKKEELRQRLGIVLQDPYLFSGTIYENIQYGRLDATEEEIIQAAKLANAHSFIHRLPKGYHSNLTEEGGNLSQGQKQLISIARAILSNPDILILDEATSSVDTRTEFQIQKGMKTLMEGRTSFVIAHRLSTIRNADQILVIQEGRIIERGNHHSLLASKGFYYQLYSSQFETQLA; this is encoded by the coding sequence ATGAGTAAATCAACAAAAGCAAGGCCAGCCAACCAAGGTGCTGGACCAAGGCCTTCTCGTGGTCCCGGAAGAGGGCCAGGCCACCATCTTAAACCCATCGTTCGCCCCAAGGATTCAAAGACGACCCTCAAGCGACTGTGGAAATACTTGGCAGGCAGCAAATGGCTCCTAGGGTTTGTCATCTTCCTGGTTTTACTCTCCGTAGGCAGCAGCCTAGCTGGTCCCTATCTGATGGGGCGAGCCATCGATGCCCTCTTTGATGCATCACCCTTGGCTCAACTAGCCAAGTTTGCAGGTTTGATGATCCTTGTTTACGTCATTAGCGCCCTCTTCACCTGGGCACAGACTTATTTGATGGCAAATATCGCACAAGATACCGTCTTGCGCCTTCGACAAGATTTATTTGAACATGTACAAAGCTTGTCCCTGCGCTATTTTGACACCCATCCCCATGGGGACTTGATGAGTCGCATGACCAATGATATCGACAATGTCAGCAATACCCTGACCCAATCTATTACACAATTGATCTCCAGTGTCATTACCATCCTAGGCGTAACGATTGTTATGTTCCGCCTAAATTGGATCCTCGCCTTGGTTACCATTGCGACTGTGCCTTTGATCTTTTTGATTGTAAACCGCGTCATCAAGCGAACCAGAAAAGCCTTTAAACAACAGCAGGCTTCCCTGGGCAATGTCAATACGATTATCGAGGAGTATATCAGCGGCCAAAAGGTAGTAAAAGCCTACGGACAAGAAAATGCCATTATCGAAAAATTCGATGTCGAAAACGATGCTCTGCGTAGCGCATCCATTCGTGCGCAATTCTTCGGTGGCATGATGGGTCCTCTTATGGGCATGACAAACAACCTCACCTATGCCTTCGTGGTCGGTGTCGGCGGCCTCCTCGTGATACAGGGACAGGCAAGCCTTGGCTTAATTGCCAGCTTTATGAACTATTCCAGACAATTCGGCAGACCCCTCAACCAAGTTGCCCAGTTATACAACACCGTTCAAGCAGCCATTGCCGGTGCAGAACGCGTCTTTGAAGTCTTGGACGAGAAGCCGGAAATTGAAGAACACGCCTCTGCCATCGGTGTGAAAACCCTATCGGGTGCTGTCGCTTTTAAAGATGTCGATTTTCACTATGTTGCAGACAAACCGGTTCTCCAATCCGTTAGCTTCGCAGTAGAACCCGGCCAGGTGATTGCCCTCGTTGGTCCAACCGGTGCGGGGAAAACCACCATAATCAATCTGCTGACTCGATTCTATGACATCCAATCCGGTGAAATCCTAATCGATGAAAATCCGATTCATACCCTAAAAAAAGAAGAGCTAAGACAGCGCTTGGGCATTGTTCTGCAGGACCCTTATCTCTTCTCAGGAACCATTTATGAAAACATTCAATACGGTCGATTAGACGCCACAGAAGAAGAAATTATCCAGGCGGCAAAACTGGCCAACGCCCATAGCTTTATCCATCGATTGCCCAAAGGCTACCATTCCAATTTAACAGAAGAGGGCGGCAACCTCAGTCAGGGACAAAAGCAATTGATTTCCATTGCTCGTGCGATTCTTTCCAATCCAGATATCCTCATTCTAGATGAGGCAACATCCAGCGTGGATACGCGAACCGAGTTCCAGATCCAAAAGGGCATGAAGACCCTAATGGAAGGCCGAACCAGTTTTGTCATCGCCCATCGATTATCTACCATCCGAAACGCAGATCAAATCCTTGTCATTCAAGAAGGAAGAATTATCGAACGGGGCAACCATCATAGTCTTTTAGCATCCAAAGGATTTTACTACCAATTGTATAGCAGTCAATTTGAAACCCAATTGGCATAA
- the hydE gene encoding [FeFe] hydrogenase H-cluster radical SAM maturase HydE, whose protein sequence is MNWIEKLTNERFLTREEWRSFFEALDDAALVALKQQAIHARRDHYGLDVYMRGLIEFTNYCKRDCLYCGIRRSNKSVERYRLTEDQILTSCDQGYWLGYRTFVLQGGEDPYYTEDRIVSLVKRIKATYPDCAITLSVGEWPRSAYQAFYAAGADRYLLRHEAASPSLYASLHQGEENHTRLQSLQDLKEIGFQIGAGFMVGAPGQTQDDLIDDLLFLQELQPHMVGIGPFLPQSDTPLANANPGTLEMTCLLLSIIRLILPDVLLPATTALGSVNPHGREQGLLAGANVVMPNLSPTSVRELYALYDGKICTGDEAAHCRQCIEGRIASAGFRVNMTRGDHSQRRKKNDH, encoded by the coding sequence ATGAACTGGATTGAAAAGTTGACAAATGAACGATTCTTGACACGTGAAGAGTGGCGCTCCTTTTTTGAAGCTCTTGATGATGCTGCACTTGTTGCACTGAAGCAGCAAGCCATTCATGCCCGCCGCGATCACTATGGTCTGGATGTTTATATGCGCGGACTCATCGAATTTACAAACTATTGTAAAAGAGACTGTCTCTACTGTGGGATCCGCCGCTCCAACAAATCTGTCGAACGCTATCGGCTAACAGAGGATCAGATCCTGACCTCTTGCGATCAAGGCTATTGGCTTGGTTATCGCACCTTTGTCTTACAGGGAGGAGAAGACCCCTATTATACTGAAGACCGAATTGTGTCTTTGGTAAAGCGAATCAAGGCAACATACCCCGATTGTGCCATTACTTTATCTGTTGGAGAATGGCCAAGAAGTGCCTACCAAGCCTTCTATGCCGCAGGAGCAGATCGTTACCTCTTGCGCCACGAAGCTGCTTCCCCCTCCCTATACGCCTCTCTTCATCAAGGAGAAGAGAATCACACACGTCTTCAATCCCTTCAAGATCTCAAGGAGATCGGCTTTCAAATAGGCGCTGGATTTATGGTGGGTGCCCCAGGTCAAACCCAAGATGATTTGATTGACGATCTGTTGTTTTTACAGGAACTTCAGCCACATATGGTTGGAATCGGACCCTTTCTTCCCCAATCAGACACCCCCCTGGCAAATGCCAATCCGGGAACCCTGGAAATGACCTGTCTGCTTTTGTCGATCATTCGATTAATTTTGCCAGACGTGCTTCTTCCGGCTACCACCGCCTTGGGTTCGGTGAATCCGCATGGAAGAGAACAAGGTTTGCTTGCCGGCGCCAATGTCGTCATGCCCAATCTGTCTCCCACCTCGGTCCGAGAGCTTTACGCTCTATACGACGGAAAGATTTGTACCGGTGACGAAGCGGCCCATTGCCGACAATGCATTGAAGGTCGAATTGCATCTGCAGGCTTCCGCGTCAACATGACCCGCGGAGACCATAGCCAAAGGAGGAAAAAAAATGATCATTAA
- a CDS encoding ABC transporter ATP-binding protein translates to MKSLRRIYRYMSPYKKWALIAPILVMFAVLAELMQPAIMQRMVDTGVAEKDMPYILKNGGFLILMALIGAFGGIVSAYYASKASMSMARDLRRDLFVKIQSLSFPNLDQLETGQLITRLTNDVTQVQTLSFLSLRLLIRAPIMLIGSVVMALIVSPQLAWIMGIMIPLLLIILTLVIRKAFPIYKQVQGKLDSVNQVVQENLSGIRVIKAFVRKDFENNRFNTVNHEYRDISVKAAHILAMIFPVILMILNLAIVAAIWYGGGSVIAGDMQIGQIMSFINYIMLLLMSLMMVAMVMMNMSRAEASASRILEVLDATPAVLNQIDPVTPASLYGEVEFRDVCFAYQANCADPVLKNINLTISPGKTLAILGSTGSGKSTLVQLIPRFYDTSQGQVLIDGINVKTLSKEWLRSQIGFAMQKAVLFSGTIRENLTFGRPNTTEEEMIHAAKIAQAHDFITKMPDGYDTYLEQRGVNLSGGQKQRIAIARALVTDPAILILDDSTSAVDVETEVKIRAALKHFMKNRTSILIAQRISSVMTADTILVLDDGALESIGTHDSLMKKSAVYRELYDSQLGGDDNE, encoded by the coding sequence ATGAAGTCGCTCAGACGCATCTATCGCTATATGTCACCCTACAAAAAATGGGCCTTGATTGCACCTATTCTCGTGATGTTCGCTGTCTTGGCTGAATTGATGCAGCCTGCCATCATGCAACGCATGGTAGATACTGGTGTCGCAGAAAAAGATATGCCCTATATTCTGAAAAATGGAGGATTCTTGATTCTGATGGCTCTCATTGGTGCCTTCGGTGGCATTGTCAGCGCCTATTATGCATCAAAAGCCTCCATGTCCATGGCTCGTGATCTTCGCAGAGACCTCTTTGTGAAAATTCAATCCCTGTCCTTTCCCAATCTTGACCAACTGGAAACCGGGCAATTAATCACCCGCCTAACCAATGACGTAACCCAGGTGCAAACCTTAAGCTTTCTATCCCTGCGGCTTTTAATCCGCGCGCCGATCATGCTGATTGGATCCGTTGTAATGGCCCTAATCGTCAGTCCGCAATTGGCCTGGATTATGGGGATTATGATTCCACTCCTATTGATCATTCTCACCTTGGTCATCAGAAAGGCCTTTCCAATCTATAAACAGGTGCAAGGAAAACTAGATTCTGTCAACCAAGTGGTTCAGGAAAATTTATCGGGCATTCGTGTCATCAAGGCTTTTGTGCGAAAAGATTTTGAAAACAATCGTTTCAATACCGTCAATCACGAATACAGAGACATCTCCGTTAAGGCGGCACATATTCTTGCCATGATCTTTCCGGTGATCTTAATGATTCTGAATCTAGCGATTGTTGCAGCCATCTGGTATGGAGGCGGTTCCGTCATTGCAGGAGACATGCAGATCGGACAGATCATGTCCTTTATCAACTACATCATGTTGTTGTTGATGTCTTTGATGATGGTAGCCATGGTCATGATGAATATGTCGAGAGCAGAAGCTTCTGCTTCTCGGATTCTGGAGGTATTGGACGCCACACCTGCCGTGCTCAATCAAATCGACCCAGTTACTCCTGCCTCCCTTTATGGGGAAGTCGAATTTCGCGATGTTTGCTTTGCCTATCAAGCCAACTGCGCCGACCCTGTCTTAAAGAATATCAATCTCACCATCTCTCCAGGAAAGACCCTGGCGATCCTGGGATCCACAGGATCTGGAAAATCGACTTTGGTTCAATTGATTCCACGATTTTACGATACCAGCCAAGGCCAGGTTTTGATCGATGGTATCAATGTCAAAACACTTTCCAAAGAATGGCTCAGAAGCCAGATTGGATTTGCCATGCAAAAAGCCGTTCTTTTCAGCGGCACAATCCGTGAAAATTTAACCTTTGGTCGACCCAACACCACCGAAGAAGAAATGATTCATGCGGCCAAGATCGCCCAGGCCCATGACTTTATTACAAAAATGCCAGACGGATACGACACCTACCTAGAACAGCGTGGCGTCAATCTCTCAGGTGGACAGAAACAGAGAATCGCCATTGCTCGCGCACTTGTAACCGATCCAGCCATTTTAATCCTCGACGATAGCACATCTGCTGTCGACGTTGAAACCGAGGTGAAAATTCGCGCTGCTTTGAAACACTTTATGAAAAATCGTACCAGTATCCTAATCGCACAACGCATTAGCTCGGTAATGACTGCCGATACGATTCTCGTCCTCGATGACGGTGCCCTTGAATCCATTGGCACCCATGATTCCCTGATGAAGAAAAGTGCCGTCTACCGTGAACTCTATGATTCTCAATTGGGAGGTGATGACAATGAGTAA
- a CDS encoding ABC transporter ATP-binding protein has translation MNLVEIQGVEKHFGEIHAVDGIDMHVKKGEILGLLGPNGAGKSTTISMIATLLEPTEGTILFMGESIQADPKQIQNVLGFVPQEIALYPTLTGKENLQFWGRVYGLRGSKLKERISEISQVIGLDERLKDRVDTYSGGMKRRLNIGVALLHKPAFIIMDEPTVGIDPQSRSFILDTVRELRDQGSTILYTTHYMEEVESLCDRIYIMDHGKIIAEGTKESLTEMIDASEVIRLSVEKIDPLLITTLQELKFVEKAVVEENSIYLTVKENGNHYQSIMNALLGSGTQLKGMDIQKPSLETVFLHLTGRGLRD, from the coding sequence ATGAATCTAGTGGAGATACAAGGCGTAGAAAAACACTTTGGTGAGATCCATGCGGTTGACGGGATTGACATGCATGTGAAAAAAGGAGAAATTCTAGGATTACTGGGTCCCAATGGCGCGGGAAAATCAACGACGATTTCGATGATTGCAACCTTGCTGGAACCGACAGAAGGCACCATTCTTTTTATGGGAGAATCCATTCAGGCGGATCCCAAACAAATTCAAAATGTTCTTGGCTTTGTGCCGCAAGAGATCGCCTTATATCCAACCCTAACAGGGAAAGAAAATCTTCAGTTTTGGGGTCGGGTCTATGGACTCCGCGGCAGTAAATTGAAGGAACGGATTTCGGAAATCTCCCAGGTGATTGGGTTGGATGAACGGTTGAAAGACCGCGTGGACACCTATTCTGGTGGGATGAAGCGACGCTTGAATATTGGGGTTGCGCTTCTTCACAAGCCTGCGTTTATTATTATGGATGAGCCAACAGTGGGCATTGATCCGCAATCACGCAGTTTTATTCTCGATACGGTGCGGGAATTACGGGATCAGGGAAGTACCATTTTGTATACGACACACTATATGGAAGAGGTGGAATCCCTTTGCGATCGGATTTATATTATGGATCATGGAAAGATTATTGCGGAAGGAACCAAGGAATCCCTCACAGAAATGATCGATGCCAGCGAGGTGATTCGTTTGTCTGTGGAAAAAATTGATCCCTTGTTGATAACCACCTTGCAAGAATTGAAGTTTGTGGAAAAGGCGGTTGTAGAGGAAAACTCGATTTACTTGACAGTTAAGGAAAACGGCAATCACTATCAGTCAATTATGAATGCGCTTTTGGGATCGGGTACGCAATTAAAGGGAATGGATATTCAAAAGCCGAGTTTGGAAACCGTATTTTTGCATTTAACCGGCAGAGGACTGCGTGATTAG
- a CDS encoding iron-only hydrogenase system regulator, with translation MKRIAVISAILENPEQNQHRFNNCIAEFKGIVKGRMGLPMPEHGLTVITITLLGSLDAINTLTGRLGRIPNVQVKTAISKKEISHELD, from the coding sequence ATGAAAAGAATTGCTGTAATCAGCGCAATCCTGGAAAATCCGGAACAAAACCAACATCGATTCAATAATTGCATCGCTGAATTTAAGGGCATTGTCAAAGGACGAATGGGCTTACCCATGCCAGAACATGGTCTTACCGTGATCACAATCACCCTATTAGGATCCTTAGATGCCATCAACACGCTAACAGGACGTTTGGGAAGAATTCCTAATGTCCAAGTAAAAACAGCCATTTCGAAAAAGGAGATTTCACATGAACTGGATTGA
- a CDS encoding response regulator transcription factor, translating to MIRVLIVDDQEIMRHGLKMILGQESDLEVVGTAGNGEEALAFCRTHEPPDVVLLDIQMPVMNGVETTKALKLFNPNIRVVILTTFHDDDYIFDSLREGAHGYLLKDAPPETIVQSIRAVYEGGAMIQPEIASRVIRQFNKIRDERPLFMGGAKENLTKREKEICLLISQGLNNREIAEKLFLSEGTVKNHVTRILDKLDLRDRTQLAIYTLHKL from the coding sequence ATGATTCGTGTTTTAATTGTGGATGACCAAGAGATCATGCGACATGGACTTAAGATGATATTGGGACAAGAATCGGATTTGGAGGTCGTCGGAACTGCGGGAAATGGAGAGGAAGCCCTTGCTTTTTGCCGGACACACGAGCCGCCGGATGTGGTCTTGTTGGATATTCAAATGCCAGTGATGAACGGGGTGGAGACAACCAAGGCATTGAAACTGTTCAACCCTAACATTCGGGTTGTGATTTTAACAACCTTTCATGACGATGACTATATCTTTGATTCCTTACGGGAAGGTGCTCATGGGTATTTGTTGAAGGATGCGCCGCCTGAAACGATTGTTCAGTCAATTCGCGCGGTTTATGAGGGTGGAGCGATGATTCAGCCTGAGATTGCATCAAGAGTCATTCGACAATTCAATAAAATACGGGATGAACGCCCTCTTTTTATGGGGGGCGCTAAAGAAAATTTGACAAAAAGAGAAAAAGAGATTTGTCTATTGATCTCACAAGGGTTAAATAACCGTGAGATTGCAGAGAAATTATTTCTTAGTGAAGGAACGGTGAAAAATCACGTGACGCGAATCTTGGATAAATTGGATTTAAGGGACCGGACACAATTGGCGATCTACACATTACATAAGTTATAG
- a CDS encoding MarR family transcriptional regulator, with amino-acid sequence MKHNFFRQFGRTYRLAHRYLGNQLDPYGLSKGQPRILRLLVSHNCKTQKDLLQKMDIRPATLTRMLQRMEKNGLLIRTPSPQDQRILEIQLTELGREAQDASARVFHKMDQEFSNLMTTEEKETLERVFTKFCQHLQEKEKGEKE; translated from the coding sequence ATGAAACATAATTTTTTCCGGCAATTCGGTCGCACCTATCGACTTGCTCATCGATACTTAGGCAATCAATTAGACCCCTATGGTTTGTCGAAGGGACAACCCCGCATTCTTCGCCTTCTTGTTTCCCATAACTGTAAAACTCAAAAAGATCTTTTACAAAAAATGGATATCAGACCTGCTACCCTAACCCGTATGCTGCAGCGTATGGAAAAAAACGGACTACTGATTCGTACGCCATCACCCCAGGATCAGCGAATTCTGGAAATCCAATTGACAGAGCTCGGCCGCGAAGCGCAAGACGCTTCTGCTCGTGTCTTTCATAAAATGGACCAAGAGTTTTCCAATCTGATGACCACAGAAGAAAAAGAAACCTTGGAGCGTGTTTTTACCAAGTTTTGCCAACATCTTCAAGAGAAGGAAAAAGGAGAAAAAGAATGA